Proteins encoded in a region of the Balneolales bacterium ANBcel1 genome:
- a CDS encoding serine hydrolase, protein MRLLRFFLIFIGTALLVVGSIFWLNRDTFVTVFQNRAAILEGSEWVEKTYSLAGLIEYMAEQPQHAAFASIPSQPGDDGIAPAAGTDNTGVRYNDAGNGGDGRFEIRYQSGRILPAAGLSRLMLVITYAERVGSGELDPDAPVDIRRITPFYFPEADRRHLRNLENRFGENGEPPVLKELVRYMAQSNDPAVADYLFFRLGPDRVAETTYRISGGRIEPPVPQYGIRTMAQQFHPDTTTLSRHLDRLLESDREWFLTEAVETARRQWEEPKPVEETSIRFFQDQRSLHNLFPGIEPDTFGSMLVDIWNGTLTGPETDAEIRSLIRRTADDRLLEPHISDYAAHFDERMGNMSGWTVATAQKTGKIRAQVIILHDLPAGLWFHMNSNFMIRDFHHRMLYDPTIRSRSFELLHHGGQARNLP, encoded by the coding sequence ATGCGCTTACTTCGCTTTTTCCTGATTTTTATCGGCACGGCCCTTCTGGTGGTGGGATCCATCTTCTGGCTCAATCGCGATACGTTTGTAACCGTATTTCAAAACCGGGCCGCCATTCTGGAAGGCAGCGAGTGGGTGGAAAAGACCTATTCCCTGGCCGGACTGATCGAGTACATGGCCGAACAGCCGCAACACGCCGCCTTTGCTTCCATCCCATCGCAGCCCGGAGACGACGGCATCGCGCCGGCAGCCGGCACAGACAATACCGGTGTCCGTTACAACGATGCTGGTAACGGCGGAGACGGCCGGTTCGAAATCCGCTACCAATCCGGCCGCATTCTTCCCGCCGCCGGCCTTTCCAGGCTGATGCTGGTGATTACCTATGCCGAACGTGTCGGCTCCGGCGAACTGGACCCGGACGCGCCGGTTGATATCCGCAGAATCACTCCCTTCTATTTTCCGGAAGCTGACCGGCGCCACCTCCGCAACCTTGAAAACCGGTTCGGGGAAAACGGGGAACCGCCGGTACTGAAGGAGCTGGTACGCTATATGGCCCAATCCAACGACCCCGCGGTGGCGGATTACCTGTTTTTCCGGCTTGGGCCCGACCGGGTGGCGGAAACAACGTACCGGATCAGCGGCGGACGCATCGAGCCGCCGGTGCCGCAATACGGTATCCGGACTATGGCTCAGCAGTTCCATCCGGATACCACGACCCTGTCCCGGCACCTTGACCGGCTTCTGGAATCCGACCGCGAGTGGTTTCTCACAGAAGCGGTTGAAACGGCCCGTCGGCAATGGGAGGAGCCGAAACCCGTCGAAGAGACATCCATCCGTTTCTTCCAGGATCAGCGCAGCTTGCACAACCTGTTTCCCGGAATTGAGCCGGACACGTTCGGGAGCATGCTGGTGGATATCTGGAACGGAACTCTGACCGGCCCGGAAACCGACGCTGAAATCCGCAGCCTGATCCGGAGAACCGCGGACGACCGGCTGCTGGAGCCGCACATCTCGGACTATGCCGCGCATTTCGATGAGCGCATGGGAAATATGAGCGGATGGACCGTAGCAACGGCACAGAAAACGGGGAAGATCCGGGCACAGGTGATCATTTTGCATGATCTGCCCGCCGGACTCTGGTTTCACATGAACAGTAATTTCATGATCCGGGATTTTCATCACAGAATGTTGTATGATCCAACCATACGCAGCCGCTCGTTTGAGTTGCTGCACCATGGCGGGCAGGCCCGGAACCTGCCCTGA
- a CDS encoding cytidylate kinase-like family protein: MYSHLIQKIDRDIGAQLKSLGIGEKRSQKYQFPCITISRQFGCEGVPVALKLIKKLSTEEYPWVLFHRELITELSESDLFHKDFTENILHEQRGKIQQYIDHLLVSKPTDAQLYKKMAETLRVLGLRGRSVILGAGAALLTSDIKHALHVRLQAPIDFRVQNVIQVLGVTEQQAREEIAFRDNRRLEFIYEFTHKDVRDPAHYHLVIDNEKFKAGEIAELIYQSLVLKKMLPRL; encoded by the coding sequence ATGTATTCTCATCTTATTCAAAAAATCGACCGGGATATCGGAGCTCAACTCAAGTCATTGGGCATAGGGGAAAAGCGATCGCAAAAATACCAGTTTCCGTGCATAACCATTTCCAGGCAATTCGGGTGCGAAGGTGTTCCGGTCGCGCTCAAGCTGATCAAAAAACTGAGCACCGAAGAGTACCCCTGGGTTCTGTTCCACAGGGAGTTGATCACCGAATTGTCGGAATCCGACCTTTTCCACAAGGATTTTACCGAGAACATCCTTCACGAGCAGCGCGGAAAAATCCAGCAGTACATCGATCATTTGCTGGTAAGCAAACCCACCGATGCGCAGTTGTACAAGAAAATGGCCGAAACCCTCAGGGTTCTCGGATTGCGTGGCCGGTCGGTGATCCTGGGTGCGGGTGCCGCCCTGCTCACATCCGACATCAAGCACGCCCTCCATGTACGGCTCCAGGCGCCTATCGATTTCCGGGTACAGAATGTGATTCAGGTTCTGGGCGTTACCGAGCAACAGGCACGGGAGGAAATCGCATTTCGTGACAACCGCCGGCTGGAGTTTATATACGAGTTCACCCACAAGGATGTGCGCGACCCGGCACACTACCACCTGGTGATTGACAATGAAAAATTCAAAGCCGGTGAAATTGCGGAATTGATTTACCAATCACTGGTGTTGAAGAAGATGCTTCCCCGTTTGTAA
- a CDS encoding SAM-dependent methyltransferase encodes MTTSQPQAPEAPARGHLYLIPTPLGRQPDNRVLPEQVIETVHSLDTFFVERIRQANSFLRWIRHPVPDFRCRFYELNKHTPGEDLIEMLSLLKQGARAGIISEAGCPSVADPGAELVRLAHQSGIPVTPLVGPSSILLAVMGSGLNGQAFTFHGYLPRPGAERTEAIRRLQNESDRTRATQVFMETPYRNNDLLQELLRELRDDTLLCTASNLTLDGEQIITKSVAEWRKTEIDLDHSPSIFLLLSETPRDGRGSSKGKRQGRNGPGKKKPAREKRRVRK; translated from the coding sequence ATGACGACATCGCAACCGCAAGCACCGGAAGCCCCGGCCCGGGGCCATCTCTATCTTATCCCGACCCCGCTTGGCCGGCAGCCCGACAACCGGGTACTTCCGGAACAGGTGATAGAGACGGTTCACAGCCTGGATACGTTTTTTGTTGAGAGAATCCGCCAGGCCAATTCGTTTCTTCGGTGGATCAGGCATCCCGTGCCCGATTTCCGATGCCGGTTCTACGAACTCAACAAACACACGCCCGGCGAGGACCTGATTGAGATGCTTTCGCTGCTGAAACAGGGGGCCCGTGCCGGGATTATCTCGGAGGCGGGGTGTCCCTCGGTGGCCGATCCCGGTGCCGAGCTGGTCAGGCTCGCGCATCAGTCAGGTATCCCGGTAACACCGCTTGTGGGACCGTCCTCCATACTCCTGGCGGTGATGGGTTCCGGGTTGAACGGCCAGGCATTCACCTTCCACGGATATCTGCCCCGGCCGGGCGCGGAACGCACGGAAGCGATCCGCAGGCTGCAGAATGAATCCGACCGGACCCGCGCCACCCAGGTTTTCATGGAGACTCCGTATCGCAACAATGATCTGCTGCAGGAGTTGCTCCGGGAGCTTCGGGACGACACGCTGCTTTGCACGGCATCGAACCTGACCCTCGACGGAGAGCAGATCATTACCAAAAGTGTGGCGGAATGGCGGAAGACGGAAATTGACCTGGATCACTCCCCGTCCATCTTTCTGCTGCTTTCGGAGACACCGCGCGACGGCAGAGGCTCCAGTAAAGGGAAACGGCAAGGGAGAAACGGACCGGGCAAAAAAAAACCCGCACGCGAAAAGCGGCGGGTTCGAAAATAG
- a CDS encoding ankyrin repeat domain-containing protein → MKENELLDAAESGDLALISSGVQDGADVNTVDEHNRSLLLKASKHGRKDIVEFLVDQGADVNLRDNRGTTPVYWAAVRSHSEILSLLLQNGADATFTDDRGWTAMDHAKSNQDKDVIAILEEALSTGKTA, encoded by the coding sequence ATGAAGGAAAATGAGCTTCTTGACGCCGCCGAAAGCGGCGATTTGGCATTGATCAGCAGTGGTGTTCAGGACGGTGCCGATGTCAACACCGTGGACGAACACAACAGGTCGCTACTGCTGAAAGCTTCCAAGCATGGCCGCAAGGACATTGTCGAATTTCTAGTCGATCAGGGCGCTGATGTCAATCTGAGAGACAATCGCGGAACCACACCTGTTTACTGGGCCGCTGTCAGGAGTCACAGCGAAATCCTTTCTTTACTGCTACAGAATGGCGCGGATGCCACTTTTACCGACGACAGAGGCTGGACAGCCATGGATCATGCCAAATCAAACCAGGATAAAGATGTCATCGCCATCCTGGAAGAGGCACTCAGTACCGGAAAAACCGCCTGA
- the rlmN gene encoding 23S rRNA (adenine(2503)-C(2))-methyltransferase RlmN has protein sequence MNNKHHLLQKLPVNLKHLALKDWEELCEALGIAPASRKQVFEAVYHHNIGSPEEITSISGQERDALRHAVIIPPSVRESLVPSSDGSWKLTLRLHDGGLAETVIIPEWEDGKLRKCSASISSQIGCFFGCSFCATGKMGFHRNLSTGELIDQVREAELAVREQLNSEITHLYFMGMGEPMHNYRAVSDALSIMRNPSAPGPVPDRITVSTVGLYRQIRMLADDHPQVRLAVSIHSADQQTRREIMPVSARLGLPEIRDALIYHNRRTGHPATIQYLLMGGVNDRPEDADNLISYLDGLGVRITLIMYNDVPEAPGNRTEIDRMQRFRGILNDAGLDTDVRWCYGEDIDAGCGQLKIPVNRERVSVSMRHPAAES, from the coding sequence ATGAATAACAAGCATCATCTCCTCCAAAAACTTCCTGTTAACCTGAAACATCTTGCGTTAAAAGACTGGGAAGAATTGTGCGAAGCCCTGGGGATCGCACCCGCTTCCCGAAAGCAGGTTTTTGAAGCGGTCTATCATCACAATATCGGATCGCCCGAGGAGATCACTTCCATCAGCGGGCAGGAACGTGACGCATTGCGGCATGCCGTAATTATCCCCCCTTCCGTTCGAGAGAGCCTGGTACCCAGCAGTGACGGCTCCTGGAAACTGACACTCCGACTGCACGACGGAGGTCTGGCAGAAACGGTTATCATTCCCGAATGGGAGGATGGGAAACTTCGCAAGTGTTCGGCGAGCATCTCTTCCCAGATCGGCTGTTTCTTCGGCTGCTCCTTCTGCGCCACCGGAAAAATGGGCTTTCACCGCAATCTTTCAACAGGCGAGCTCATCGACCAGGTGCGGGAAGCCGAACTTGCGGTACGCGAACAGCTTAACAGTGAAATTACCCATTTATATTTTATGGGGATGGGTGAGCCGATGCACAACTACCGGGCAGTCTCCGATGCGCTTTCCATTATGCGGAATCCGTCCGCTCCGGGGCCCGTCCCCGATCGCATAACCGTCTCCACGGTCGGCCTGTACCGCCAGATCAGGATGCTGGCCGACGACCATCCGCAGGTGAGGCTCGCCGTATCCATCCATTCGGCCGATCAGCAGACCCGCAGGGAGATTATGCCGGTGAGCGCCCGCCTTGGATTGCCGGAAATTCGCGACGCGCTTATCTATCACAATCGCCGTACCGGTCACCCGGCCACCATCCAGTACCTGCTGATGGGTGGAGTTAACGACCGGCCGGAAGATGCCGATAACCTGATTTCATACCTGGATGGCCTTGGCGTGCGCATCACTCTGATCATGTACAATGATGTTCCCGAAGCTCCGGGCAACCGAACCGAAATCGACCGGATGCAGCGGTTCCGTGGTATTCTGAATGATGCCGGTCTGGATACCGATGTCCGGTGGTGTTACGGTGAAGACATCGACGCGGGATGCGGACAGTTGAAGATACCCGTCAACAGGGAACGGGTATCTGTATCCATGCGCCATCCGGCCGCTGAATCCTGA
- a CDS encoding 2-oxoacid:acceptor oxidoreductase subunit alpha produces MSIQQKIKKEVTIRFAGDSGDGIQLTGSQFSNTTALSGNDLSTFPDYPAEIRAPAGTVHGVSGFQIHFGSKPIHTPGDVCDVLVVMNAAALKANLKFLKPGGIIVANTDGFGKRDLSLARYGPEDTPIEDARLSGYSVIEIDVTKMTRESLKDTGLSTKEMDRSKNMFVLGVLYWLYSRPLESTVNFLKKKFARKPVIAEANIKALNDGFTFAIATEIFSERYSVDAAPIEPGTYRNITGNDAIVLGLAAVAKKSELPVFLGSYPITPASEILHGLARLKQYGVTTFQAEDEIAAITSSIGASFGGSLGVTSSSGPGVALKTEAIALATMLELPLVIINVQRAGLSTGLPTKTEQSDLLQAFYGRAGECPVAILAASSPAECFEVTYEACRIAVEHMIPVMLLSDGYIANGAEPWRLPSAKELKPVKAGFAKARDNGKEEKPFLPYSRDENLARPWAVPGTKGLEHRIGGLEKEHETGNISYDPDNHQRMTEIREKKRDHIARLIPDQRIEDGPESGELLVVGWGSTYGTIKSAVNDAIEEGHSVSYTHLRYLSPFPGNLGELLGRFNKVLVPEINRGQLVKILREEFLIPAEGFNRIKGTPLKVSELKEKIISMSSGS; encoded by the coding sequence ATGAGTATCCAGCAAAAAATAAAAAAGGAAGTCACCATCCGGTTTGCCGGCGACTCCGGTGACGGGATACAGCTTACCGGTTCCCAGTTCAGCAACACCACGGCGCTGTCGGGAAATGACCTCAGCACCTTCCCGGATTACCCTGCGGAAATCCGGGCTCCGGCCGGTACGGTGCACGGGGTATCCGGCTTCCAGATCCACTTCGGCAGCAAACCCATCCACACCCCCGGAGATGTATGTGATGTGCTTGTTGTGATGAATGCCGCCGCCCTGAAAGCCAACCTGAAATTTCTCAAACCGGGAGGAATTATTGTTGCAAATACCGACGGATTCGGGAAAAGGGATCTGTCTCTGGCCCGCTATGGACCCGAAGACACCCCGATTGAAGACGCACGGCTTTCGGGATACAGCGTCATTGAAATCGATGTAACAAAAATGACACGGGAGAGCCTGAAAGACACCGGGCTTTCCACCAAGGAGATGGACCGCAGCAAGAACATGTTCGTGCTTGGGGTTCTCTACTGGCTGTACAGCCGGCCCCTGGAGTCCACGGTCAACTTCCTCAAAAAGAAATTCGCCAGGAAACCCGTAATAGCCGAAGCCAACATCAAGGCGCTGAACGATGGCTTTACTTTCGCCATCGCCACGGAAATTTTCAGTGAACGGTACAGCGTGGACGCGGCTCCGATCGAGCCGGGCACCTACCGCAACATCACCGGCAACGACGCGATAGTACTGGGCCTGGCCGCGGTAGCAAAAAAATCGGAACTGCCTGTCTTTCTGGGCTCATACCCGATCACTCCGGCATCGGAAATCCTGCACGGCCTTGCCCGCCTGAAGCAGTATGGGGTGACCACCTTCCAGGCCGAGGATGAGATCGCGGCGATCACTTCGTCGATCGGCGCATCGTTTGGCGGAAGCCTTGGCGTGACAAGCAGCTCGGGACCGGGTGTCGCCCTCAAGACCGAAGCGATCGCCCTGGCCACCATGCTGGAGCTTCCACTGGTGATAATCAATGTGCAGCGGGCAGGGCTGTCCACCGGCCTGCCGACCAAAACCGAGCAGTCGGATCTTCTGCAGGCCTTTTACGGAAGAGCGGGTGAATGTCCCGTGGCCATTCTGGCGGCGTCTTCGCCGGCCGAGTGTTTCGAAGTAACCTATGAGGCGTGCCGGATCGCCGTGGAACACATGATCCCGGTAATGCTCCTCTCCGACGGGTACATTGCCAACGGCGCGGAACCGTGGCGGCTGCCGTCCGCAAAGGAGCTGAAGCCCGTGAAAGCAGGTTTTGCCAAAGCCCGTGATAACGGCAAGGAGGAAAAGCCCTTCCTGCCCTACTCACGTGACGAAAACCTGGCTCGTCCATGGGCCGTCCCCGGCACCAAAGGACTGGAACACCGTATCGGCGGCCTGGAAAAGGAGCATGAAACCGGCAATATCTCCTACGATCCGGACAACCACCAGCGAATGACCGAGATCCGCGAGAAGAAGCGCGACCACATAGCCCGGTTGATCCCCGATCAGCGGATTGAAGACGGCCCGGAGAGCGGTGAGCTCCTGGTAGTGGGATGGGGCTCCACTTACGGAACCATCAAATCGGCGGTTAACGATGCCATTGAGGAAGGGCACAGCGTTTCCTACACCCATTTGCGATACCTCAGCCCGTTCCCGGGAAACCTCGGGGAGCTTCTGGGCCGTTTCAACAAGGTGCTGGTTCCCGAGATCAACAGGGGGCAGCTGGTCAAAATTCTGCGCGAAGAGTTCCTCATTCCCGCCGAAGGCTTCAATCGCATCAAGGGCACGCCCCTGAAAGTTTCCGAGCTGAAGGAAAAGATCATCTCCATGAGCTCCGGCTCGTGA
- a CDS encoding 2-oxoacid:ferredoxin oxidoreductase subunit beta: protein MSTTKSVNGSPQNGTLKAKDFASDQDVRWCPGCGDYTILKQVQTLMPKLDVPPENIVFIAGIGCSSRFPYYMNTYGMHGIHGRAPAIATGLKASRPELSVWVVTGDGDGLSIGGNHLIHTLRRNLDLNILLFNNEIYGLTKGQYSPTSHSGQITKSSPMGSLDAPFNPLALALGAQGTFIARSMDRDPKHLQAMLERTHQHKGTSFLEIYQNCIVFNDGAFSPYTDKGVRDNTSLYLENGKPLLFGKNDRFGVRLDGCRPEVVDMEDGNWSSDDLWIHDETDRNKAWLLSSMFDDNNREEGMPRPFGVLLAERDRPTYEQLLQDQIAAAREADKDADLDDLLSGEETWIVK from the coding sequence ATGAGTACCACGAAATCAGTCAACGGCTCGCCACAAAACGGAACCCTGAAGGCAAAGGATTTCGCCTCCGACCAGGATGTGCGATGGTGCCCCGGATGCGGCGACTATACCATCCTCAAGCAGGTTCAGACGCTCATGCCGAAACTGGATGTTCCGCCCGAGAATATCGTTTTCATTGCCGGAATCGGTTGCTCCTCGCGATTCCCGTACTACATGAATACGTATGGTATGCACGGGATCCATGGGCGGGCGCCCGCCATCGCCACCGGACTTAAAGCTTCGAGGCCCGAACTGAGTGTCTGGGTGGTGACCGGCGACGGTGACGGGTTGTCTATCGGAGGAAATCACCTCATCCACACTCTTCGCAGAAACCTGGACCTCAATATCCTGCTGTTCAACAACGAGATTTATGGCCTGACCAAGGGGCAGTATTCTCCTACATCCCACAGCGGACAGATTACCAAATCCTCACCTATGGGATCCCTCGACGCCCCCTTCAATCCGCTGGCTCTCGCTCTCGGAGCCCAGGGCACGTTCATTGCCCGATCAATGGACCGTGACCCGAAACATCTGCAGGCCATGTTGGAACGCACGCATCAGCACAAGGGAACCTCTTTCCTTGAAATCTATCAGAACTGTATCGTGTTTAACGACGGGGCGTTCTCGCCGTACACCGATAAAGGTGTCAGAGACAACACGAGCCTGTACCTGGAAAACGGCAAGCCGCTGCTGTTCGGTAAAAACGACCGTTTCGGAGTACGCCTGGACGGCTGCCGCCCCGAGGTGGTGGACATGGAGGACGGAAACTGGTCCTCGGACGACCTGTGGATACACGACGAAACTGACCGTAATAAAGCATGGCTACTCTCCTCCATGTTTGACGACAACAACCGGGAGGAAGGCATGCCGCGGCCCTTTGGAGTGCTACTGGCCGAAAGAGACCGGCCGACGTACGAACAGTTGCTGCAGGATCAGATCGCGGCCGCCAGAGAGGCCGACAAGGATGCCGATCTGGACGATCTGCTGAGCGGAGAAGAGACCTGGATCGTCAAATAG
- a CDS encoding patatin-like phospholipase family protein, with protein sequence MKAILFLCLLTAISTAVSRPAAQGSAPPEAPDLLNNGISGYHADSDAPSRFVNRQGSGDSHTLRRSDDSSFAVEPDTADTSSRGENRFTVGLALSGGGAAGLAHIGVLKVLEEAGIPVDVVSGTSMGAIIGALYAIGYSAEQIEEEVRRIDWRELFEEPIHRHNLPLEEKKYDGRFLLSFPVEGREVKLPTGLVSGNYIFNKLAELTATYHHVEDFRSLPRPFVCVASDLETGHQVVMDSGFLPDAIRASMSIPSVFDPVWVDGKYLVDGGLLNNMPVQEAIGLGADFVIAVNSSSDLKPADELLSLPDILTQTISVGMRGTILQQLEHADFYIQPDLAQYTTLSFGDVDEIILAGERAARSRLPEIRELADSLHALRGGSEPDIPEFEPIREIPVRQIHFDGLKTVPLDHIRTILQIEPHSTVPFTELDEGLLRLYGMKRFNRITYRLYWDEEEGAADLTIYLEEQTANMVQAGFYHNSEYGPSLLFNTTFRNLIYPASTARLNIRIGHEAMLEGEYFNYIGLEPRLSFLASAGFREREIDIYDQNRRVSNLRTDIFHADGLIGPLFASVFRTGVGYRIEHFNLTESYGEIEAPKNWNTLHMFLGEMEFDNLNRSHLPTSGQHTLIRAEVLPDFLPGDASFGRITGTWKSYLPINQRLTILQSLYAGHIFGGTPPLHYRLYAGGHNGFWGYRKDALSGNNLLTYRTAAQYQFYGNFYATGGINLGNRYENLTTDLFERTPRWGWAAILGWNTILGPIEAVLSGSKEHALLFEFLIGMNF encoded by the coding sequence ATGAAAGCGATCCTGTTCCTGTGCCTGCTCACAGCGATATCAACGGCCGTTTCCAGGCCGGCTGCCCAGGGCTCGGCTCCACCCGAAGCCCCCGACCTGCTCAACAACGGCATATCCGGGTACCATGCAGATTCAGACGCTCCCTCCCGGTTTGTCAATAGACAGGGTTCCGGCGACTCACACACCCTTCGAAGATCTGATGATTCATCATTTGCCGTTGAGCCGGACACAGCCGATACCTCCTCCCGGGGGGAAAACCGGTTTACCGTGGGCCTGGCGCTGAGCGGTGGCGGGGCTGCCGGACTAGCTCACATCGGGGTTCTCAAGGTCCTTGAAGAAGCGGGGATACCGGTGGATGTGGTCAGCGGCACAAGCATGGGTGCCATTATCGGTGCGCTCTATGCTATCGGGTATTCAGCAGAGCAGATTGAAGAGGAGGTCAGAAGAATCGACTGGCGCGAGCTGTTTGAAGAACCCATCCACCGGCACAACCTGCCGCTGGAAGAGAAAAAATATGACGGGCGTTTCCTCCTGAGCTTCCCGGTGGAAGGGCGTGAGGTCAAATTGCCAACGGGACTCGTTTCCGGAAACTACATTTTTAACAAACTGGCCGAGCTTACGGCAACATATCATCATGTCGAGGACTTTCGCAGCCTGCCCCGCCCGTTTGTCTGCGTTGCCAGCGATCTCGAAACCGGTCACCAGGTGGTTATGGACAGCGGATTTCTGCCGGATGCCATCCGGGCAAGCATGTCCATCCCCTCGGTTTTTGATCCGGTGTGGGTTGATGGAAAGTATCTCGTAGACGGCGGCCTGCTGAACAACATGCCGGTGCAGGAAGCGATCGGCCTCGGAGCCGACTTCGTCATTGCCGTCAATTCAAGCTCCGACCTCAAACCCGCCGATGAACTGCTGTCGCTCCCGGATATCCTCACGCAAACCATATCCGTTGGAATGCGGGGAACCATACTTCAGCAACTGGAACATGCCGATTTTTACATTCAGCCCGACCTGGCACAATACACTACGCTCAGCTTCGGAGATGTTGATGAAATCATTTTGGCCGGGGAACGAGCCGCCAGGAGCAGGCTGCCGGAAATCCGGGAACTGGCCGATAGTCTGCACGCCCTGCGCGGCGGCAGCGAACCCGATATCCCCGAATTTGAGCCAATCCGTGAGATTCCGGTGCGACAAATCCATTTTGACGGACTTAAAACAGTACCTCTGGACCATATCCGCACCATCCTCCAGATTGAACCCCACTCAACGGTCCCGTTTACAGAGCTCGATGAAGGGCTGCTCCGGCTGTACGGAATGAAACGCTTCAACCGAATCACCTACCGGCTTTACTGGGATGAAGAAGAAGGGGCAGCCGACCTGACCATCTACCTGGAAGAACAAACCGCGAATATGGTCCAGGCCGGTTTCTATCACAATAGTGAATACGGTCCGTCGCTTCTTTTTAACACCACTTTCCGGAATCTGATCTACCCGGCCAGTACTGCCAGGCTTAACATCCGAATCGGTCACGAAGCCATGCTGGAAGGCGAATATTTCAATTATATCGGGCTGGAACCCCGGTTGTCATTTCTGGCATCGGCCGGTTTCCGGGAGCGGGAGATCGATATCTATGATCAGAACCGAAGGGTATCAAATCTGCGAACCGACATTTTTCACGCCGACGGCCTCATCGGTCCGCTTTTCGCATCGGTTTTTCGGACGGGAGTCGGGTACCGGATAGAGCATTTCAACCTGACCGAATCCTACGGAGAAATCGAGGCCCCAAAAAACTGGAATACACTGCACATGTTCCTCGGCGAGATGGAGTTCGACAACCTGAACCGGTCGCACCTGCCCACAAGCGGCCAGCACACTCTCATCCGTGCCGAAGTTCTGCCCGATTTTCTTCCCGGCGATGCCTCCTTCGGCCGGATAACCGGAACCTGGAAATCCTACCTCCCGATTAATCAGAGGCTCACAATACTACAGTCGCTCTACGCCGGCCACATATTCGGAGGCACACCGCCACTGCACTATCGCCTGTATGCCGGCGGACACAATGGCTTTTGGGGCTATCGGAAGGACGCCCTCTCCGGCAATAACTTGCTCACCTACCGGACTGCCGCACAGTATCAGTTTTACGGCAATTTTTACGCCACAGGCGGCATTAACCTCGGTAACCGCTACGAGAACCTGACCACCGACCTTTTCGAACGAACACCGCGCTGGGGATGGGCGGCCATTCTCGGCTGGAACACGATACTGGGTCCGATCGAAGCCGTACTCTCCGGCAGTAAAGAACACGCGCTGCTGTTCGAGTTTCTCATCGGAATGAACTTTTAG
- a CDS encoding universal stress protein: MKNARILVPTDFSELSLLAFPAAVAIARLFGGTVVPFHAYMQANELDGFYYMGETSPETDMRTLERSLYQRLEEVSREHVEEPLLGEPRIAIGNAARAICEAGKEFDLIVMSSHGRTGFSRLILGSICEKVLRTSQSPVLVVEEKSRLFPLQRILLTTDFSDNSIYAFEPAAELAEATGAQIDLIHIVSYEQFDTLAQAQHDSEERKEKLKQLAVKYFSDLETQVQTEVFFSDRSVHEEIARLTKARPYNLVVMATIGRTGLDYMMLGSTASSVLRHVRTAVLSVKPEITT, translated from the coding sequence ATGAAAAACGCCAGAATACTCGTCCCCACTGATTTTTCAGAGCTCAGCCTGCTTGCGTTTCCGGCGGCTGTCGCAATCGCCAGACTGTTCGGCGGAACGGTGGTTCCGTTTCACGCTTACATGCAGGCCAACGAACTGGACGGTTTCTACTACATGGGCGAAACCAGTCCGGAAACCGATATGCGCACCCTCGAACGTTCTCTCTACCAGCGGCTGGAAGAAGTTTCCAGAGAACATGTGGAGGAGCCCTTGCTCGGCGAACCGCGCATCGCCATCGGAAATGCCGCCCGGGCCATCTGTGAGGCAGGCAAAGAGTTTGACCTGATCGTCATGAGCAGTCACGGGCGAACCGGTTTTTCAAGACTGATACTGGGATCCATCTGTGAAAAAGTGCTTCGCACCAGTCAGAGTCCGGTGCTGGTCGTGGAAGAAAAAAGCCGCCTGTTCCCGTTGCAGCGAATTCTGCTGACCACCGACTTCTCCGACAACTCCATCTACGCGTTTGAACCGGCGGCCGAGCTTGCCGAGGCTACCGGAGCTCAAATCGATCTGATTCACATCGTCAGCTACGAGCAGTTCGACACCCTTGCCCAGGCACAGCACGACAGCGAAGAGCGTAAAGAAAAACTGAAACAACTGGCGGTGAAATATTTCTCTGATCTCGAAACGCAGGTTCAGACCGAGGTGTTTTTCTCTGACAGGTCCGTTCATGAAGAAATTGCCAGGCTGACCAAGGCCAGGCCCTACAACCTGGTTGTGATGGCTACCATCGGCCGCACCGGGCTCGATTACATGATGCTTGGAAGCACAGCATCCAGTGTGCTCCGCCATGTAAGAACCGCCGTACTGAGCGTCAAGCCGGAAATCACCACCTGA